From Cohaesibacter gelatinilyticus, the proteins below share one genomic window:
- a CDS encoding helix-turn-helix domain-containing protein produces the protein MKKAPTAIDHHIGSRIKFRRVMLGMTQEQLGDALGTSFQQVQKYEKGINRIGASRLHNLANCLDVPITFFFEGRPSDQANDMDRSASQLAEMMKSKDCIELAMAYLAIQDKDVRKKILALVRSVENFTP, from the coding sequence ATGAAAAAAGCTCCCACTGCAATCGATCACCATATTGGTTCTCGCATCAAATTTCGCCGTGTCATGCTGGGCATGACGCAGGAACAATTGGGCGATGCTTTGGGCACTTCCTTTCAGCAAGTTCAGAAATATGAAAAAGGCATCAACCGGATTGGCGCCAGCAGATTGCACAATCTGGCCAATTGTCTGGATGTTCCCATCACCTTTTTCTTTGAAGGCAGACCGAGTGACCAAGCCAACGATATGGACCGTTCAGCCAGCCAATTGGCAGAGATGATGAAGTCCAAGGATTGCATCGAGTTGGCCATGGCCTATCTGGCCATCCAAGACAAGGACGTACGAAAGAAAATATTGGCACTGGTTCGATCGGTAGAAAATTTCACACCCTGA
- a CDS encoding tetratricopeptide repeat protein — MKYYLTVFGDCHLAQSDHNMLRIPAQAAVMLAYLYGCERPVSRQELAKLLWPQVTQSAALTNLRSMMRRFAAQMPTKTINFLTIDDRYLQITRGKLDCDLDLLDQPGSMQRLSDLNEALHKGFLPSLGTGGSDLDKWVRTYQAGLFDILRNDFLKICGSEGFWENRQQLKHVAAFLLDQDPRDEEVRNHLAKLTRPSASPASTTNKIHSFIELPKRPVPAAANGQSSPDTSTQTNPEPDNAQTPPPRIALLPPGGLGEEAQQSNIATALIEDITISLCGEREISVVAPYTSQKIATSDDKAGLLEKHKVAFALDTRKTNDELFAQLVFMPSDETIWAHRFQLDAGNSADQRSLIQDAIQASIAKQITMHSPYLNEFNSNPDAYYSYLHGLQNLSGMTLPALRRARKHFKDALKYQPRFAPALAGIARTLSMEWVVTARGDNNLLEEAERLARLAIEQDQASAGAFKELGVSQLYMGKIDDSLGSLHQAENLSPHYADVLCSYADSLTHGGTPALAIEKINSAISFNPLAPDTYHWTAAGASYFIGEYQQALDHIKKMKDSSSAFRLAAACWGMLGQTTKARSCRQRVLKDNPDFDLESWLAMIPIKEKWQIEHYREGLLKAGF, encoded by the coding sequence ATGAAGTATTATTTGACGGTTTTTGGAGATTGCCATCTCGCGCAATCGGACCATAATATGCTTCGCATTCCCGCCCAGGCAGCTGTGATGCTCGCCTATCTCTATGGCTGTGAGCGCCCGGTTTCACGGCAAGAGCTGGCCAAGTTGCTTTGGCCACAGGTGACCCAGTCTGCGGCCTTGACCAATCTGCGTTCCATGATGCGCCGTTTTGCCGCTCAGATGCCAACCAAGACCATCAATTTCCTGACCATTGATGATCGCTATTTGCAAATAACCCGTGGCAAACTGGATTGCGATCTCGATCTGCTTGATCAGCCAGGCTCCATGCAACGCCTGTCTGATCTGAACGAGGCCCTGCACAAAGGTTTCCTGCCTTCCCTTGGTACAGGTGGTTCTGATCTGGACAAATGGGTCCGCACTTATCAGGCTGGCCTGTTCGATATTCTGCGCAACGACTTTCTCAAGATCTGCGGGTCAGAGGGTTTTTGGGAAAACAGACAACAACTCAAACATGTTGCCGCCTTTCTGTTGGATCAGGACCCACGTGATGAAGAAGTCAGAAACCATCTGGCAAAACTGACCAGACCTTCGGCCTCACCCGCATCAACAACAAACAAGATCCATAGTTTCATAGAGCTGCCCAAAAGGCCTGTCCCAGCTGCAGCCAATGGTCAATCCAGCCCGGACACAAGCACGCAGACCAACCCGGAACCAGACAACGCTCAAACACCGCCACCCCGTATTGCACTCCTCCCTCCCGGTGGTCTGGGCGAAGAGGCACAACAGTCAAACATTGCAACCGCCTTGATCGAAGACATCACGATCAGCCTGTGCGGCGAACGTGAGATTTCCGTCGTTGCTCCCTATACCTCGCAAAAGATAGCAACCTCGGACGACAAGGCTGGCCTGCTTGAAAAACACAAGGTCGCATTTGCGCTCGACACAAGAAAGACCAATGATGAGTTGTTTGCCCAACTCGTTTTCATGCCATCAGATGAGACCATATGGGCACATCGTTTCCAGTTGGATGCAGGCAACTCGGCAGACCAGCGCAGCCTGATCCAAGACGCCATTCAAGCATCCATCGCCAAACAGATCACGATGCATTCGCCCTATCTGAACGAGTTCAATTCCAATCCGGATGCCTATTACTCTTACCTGCATGGCTTGCAAAATCTCTCCGGCATGACGCTTCCCGCCCTGCGCCGGGCCCGAAAACACTTCAAGGATGCCTTGAAGTATCAACCGCGCTTCGCTCCCGCACTGGCTGGCATTGCCAGAACACTCAGCATGGAATGGGTAGTAACTGCGCGCGGCGACAACAATCTGCTTGAAGAAGCCGAACGACTGGCTCGTTTGGCCATCGAACAAGACCAAGCCTCTGCCGGGGCCTTCAAGGAACTGGGTGTCAGCCAGCTCTATATGGGCAAGATTGACGACAGCCTTGGATCCTTGCATCAGGCCGAAAATCTCAGCCCGCACTATGCCGATGTCCTATGCAGTTATGCAGACAGTCTGACCCACGGAGGAACCCCCGCCCTAGCCATCGAGAAAATCAATTCCGCCATCTCATTCAACCCCCTTGCACCTGATACTTATCATTGGACCGCAGCAGGGGCGAGTTACTTCATTGGCGAATACCAGCAAGCACTTGATCATATTAAAAAAATGAAAGATTCCAGCTCAGCATTCCGATTGGCTGCTGCCTGCTGGGGGATGCTTGGCCAGACCACAAAGGCACGGTCATGCAGACAACGCGTTTTAAAGGATAATCCGGATTTCGATTTGGAATCCTGGCTTGCCATGATCCCCATAAAGGAGAAATGGCAGATTGAGCATTATAGAGAAGGCCTTTTGAAGGCTGGTTTTTAA
- a CDS encoding YcaO-like family protein, with translation MTSLEPSRFRICTPGETFSRVSPYFSRLGITRVAAQTGLDRVGIPVWCAYTPNAKAIVIAQGKGMDDDSARTSATMEAVERVIATQPDCELHTSSYATLQETGKVAHKMTILLSSGGQPIADDEQIDWTRARRLIDHSDIWVPYDAVCFDRTRPNPRFWLSTDGLASGNTLNEAIMHGLLERVERDALALWAIDMPQRRFQNRIQLTSLADDTIQTMLRRIDQAGLEIALFNITSDLGVPCISALMRPKEATNRKPRHVDVTLGAGCSPFPLVAAARAISEAVQSRMTFIAGARDDLMPETFSRPVDPSLLRAFTGPEAVCIKQLDELPGKTTELALDALLKRLQTHGISELFAVDLTPDWLPVSVAKVMAPQLESPDGDRRQRVGQRALLRRLQ, from the coding sequence ATGACCAGTTTAGAACCGTCCAGATTTCGTATCTGTACACCGGGTGAGACCTTTTCCAGGGTCTCACCCTATTTCTCTCGCCTTGGCATCACACGCGTCGCCGCACAAACCGGTCTCGACCGCGTGGGCATTCCTGTCTGGTGTGCCTATACCCCCAACGCCAAAGCCATTGTCATTGCCCAAGGCAAGGGTATGGACGACGATAGCGCCCGCACCTCCGCCACCATGGAAGCCGTGGAGAGGGTGATTGCCACACAGCCCGACTGTGAGTTGCACACCAGCTCCTATGCCACATTGCAGGAAACGGGAAAAGTTGCCCACAAGATGACAATCCTGTTGTCTTCAGGGGGCCAACCTATCGCAGATGACGAACAAATAGACTGGACCCGTGCCAGGCGTCTGATAGATCACAGCGATATATGGGTACCCTATGATGCGGTCTGCTTTGATCGCACCAGACCAAACCCCCGTTTTTGGCTTTCGACCGACGGTCTGGCCTCTGGTAACACGCTCAATGAAGCAATCATGCACGGCCTGCTGGAGCGGGTGGAACGCGATGCTTTGGCACTCTGGGCGATTGACATGCCACAGCGACGCTTTCAGAACCGCATTCAACTGACCAGCCTTGCCGATGACACTATCCAGACCATGCTGAGAAGGATCGATCAAGCAGGCCTGGAAATCGCCCTTTTCAATATCACCTCTGATCTGGGGGTGCCTTGCATATCAGCCCTGATGCGCCCAAAGGAAGCCACCAACCGCAAGCCACGCCATGTAGATGTAACCCTTGGAGCCGGTTGCTCCCCTTTCCCGCTGGTGGCCGCAGCCCGTGCCATATCCGAGGCCGTGCAATCGCGCATGACCTTCATCGCAGGCGCGCGCGATGACCTGATGCCGGAAACATTCTCCCGTCCGGTAGACCCGTCATTGCTGCGCGCCTTCACCGGGCCAGAAGCCGTCTGTATCAAACAATTGGACGAACTCCCCGGCAAAACCACAGAACTGGCGCTGGACGCTCTGTTAAAGCGTCTCCAGACCCATGGCATAAGCGAACTCTTCGCCGTGGACCTGACACCAGACTGGCTGCCCGTCAGTGTCGCGAAGGTCATGGCACCACAATTGGAAAGCCCGGATGGTGACCGCCGTCAGAGGGTGGGACAGCGCGCCCTGTTGAGGAGACTGCAGTGA
- a CDS encoding TfuA-like protein yields MKVVFVGPSLPDASDHIPDDIISRAPAMQGDIMQAVSEGAKLIGLIDGQFEFVAPVWHKEILFALSKGVTVLGSASMGALRAAECATFGMTGIGKIYEEYASGLRWDDADVALLYGPPELNYPPISLPMVNVDATLKKATDLALISKDQQTAISLAAREVFFKDRTWKKIAEVAKLERSIMDEIVKYAYVDQKRADALTLLKAMQTERKYPQNEAGWTFNATPIWRAMYS; encoded by the coding sequence GTGAAAGTTGTGTTTGTGGGGCCCAGCTTGCCCGATGCAAGCGATCATATCCCGGATGATATCATATCTCGTGCCCCCGCAATGCAGGGCGACATCATGCAGGCTGTAAGCGAGGGAGCCAAACTGATTGGCCTTATCGATGGACAGTTCGAATTCGTCGCTCCGGTCTGGCACAAGGAAATTCTCTTTGCCCTTTCCAAAGGCGTCACCGTGCTGGGTTCCGCCAGCATGGGCGCCTTACGTGCAGCAGAATGCGCCACTTTCGGCATGACTGGAATTGGCAAAATCTATGAAGAATATGCAAGTGGCCTGCGTTGGGATGATGCCGATGTTGCTCTGCTCTACGGACCGCCCGAACTGAACTACCCTCCAATATCACTTCCCATGGTCAATGTGGATGCAACGCTGAAGAAAGCAACGGATCTGGCATTGATATCAAAAGATCAGCAAACTGCAATATCCCTCGCTGCACGGGAAGTTTTCTTCAAGGACCGCACATGGAAAAAGATCGCTGAAGTCGCAAAGCTTGAACGATCAATCATGGATGAAATCGTCAAATACGCATATGTGGATCAGAAGCGTGCAGACGCTTTGACTTTGCTGAAAGCGATGCAAACAGAGCGGAAATACCCGCAAAATGAGGCTGGCTGGACCTTCAACGCAACGCCTATTTGGCGAGCCATGTATTCATAA
- a CDS encoding LysR family transcriptional regulator: MAQLKIEQIKAFLAVVRAGGINRAAHMLNLTQPAVTSRIKSLEDTLAVQLFERTGSGVRLTKQGDLLVGYAEQFQQLSELVEENVMNTEGVEGHLRLGISETIAQSWLPEFVTEFHHTFPKVKIEISVDISAVLRDGLLQREIDLAILLGPISEYTVENVELPEVDLAWYRAMPAPDGSDMPVDFATTPVISYAKNTRPFRELKAELFKRVGPQVSLFPSSSLSACFRLVEVGLGVAALPRSIGQRYVTDERIREFDPGWCPEPLKFSASFLGEPKSHLLEIAAKLALDISQDHI; the protein is encoded by the coding sequence ATGGCTCAGCTCAAAATCGAACAGATCAAGGCATTTCTCGCGGTTGTTCGTGCCGGTGGCATCAACCGCGCTGCCCATATGCTGAACCTGACGCAGCCGGCAGTCACCTCCCGGATCAAGAGTCTGGAAGACACGCTGGCGGTTCAATTGTTCGAACGCACCGGATCGGGCGTCAGATTGACCAAACAGGGCGATCTGTTGGTTGGTTATGCCGAGCAATTCCAGCAGCTCTCCGAACTGGTCGAAGAAAATGTCATGAATACCGAAGGCGTTGAAGGTCATTTACGCCTTGGAATATCGGAAACCATTGCCCAGAGTTGGTTGCCGGAATTCGTGACCGAGTTCCATCACACCTTCCCCAAGGTCAAGATCGAGATCAGTGTCGATATTTCCGCCGTTCTGCGCGATGGCTTGCTACAAAGGGAAATCGATCTGGCCATCCTGTTGGGTCCGATCTCCGAATATACCGTCGAAAATGTGGAATTGCCGGAAGTGGATCTCGCATGGTATCGCGCAATGCCTGCCCCGGATGGCAGCGACATGCCAGTCGATTTTGCCACCACTCCGGTCATATCCTATGCCAAGAACACACGCCCGTTTCGAGAATTGAAAGCTGAGCTTTTCAAGCGTGTCGGACCACAGGTCTCGCTCTTTCCGTCCTCTTCTCTGTCCGCCTGTTTTCGGTTGGTCGAAGTGGGCCTTGGCGTGGCCGCCCTGCCCCGCTCCATCGGCCAGCGCTATGTGACGGACGAAAGGATCCGCGAATTCGATCCCGGCTGGTGTCCCGAACCCCTGAAATTTTCCGCGTCTTTCCTTGGAGAACCCAAAAGCCATCTGCTTGAGATTGCCGCAAAATTGGCCCTGGATATCTCACAAGACCATATATAA
- a CDS encoding putative hydro-lyase: MQDIYEDILRLAAGKIRQRIRAGDYASHTAGLGKGKLQANIAVMPERYALDFMRFCQRNPKPCPLVGVSDSGNPNMFTLGQDVDIRTDVPSYFLYEHGTFSREIHDITTLWQSDFVAFALGCSFTFEHALMRAGFSLWHIENDKTVPMFRSNIETVAAGPFSGPMVVSMRAINKSRIQEVIAISRKFPLAHGAPVHWGDPSEIGIKNIDTPDWGDASPVTDDQVPVFWACGVTPQVAIEQARLPICITHKPGYMLITDVDDDAEIPVIAHSNS, encoded by the coding sequence GTGCAAGACATATACGAAGACATTTTAAGGCTTGCCGCTGGCAAGATACGCCAACGCATTCGGGCAGGCGACTATGCTTCACACACAGCAGGTCTGGGCAAAGGCAAACTGCAAGCCAATATCGCTGTAATGCCGGAGCGCTACGCGCTTGATTTCATGCGTTTTTGCCAACGCAATCCCAAACCCTGCCCGTTGGTCGGTGTCTCGGATTCCGGCAATCCCAATATGTTCACCTTGGGACAAGACGTTGACATCCGCACGGATGTACCATCCTATTTCCTCTATGAACATGGCACCTTTTCAAGGGAAATCCACGATATCACGACACTCTGGCAAAGCGATTTCGTCGCTTTTGCCCTTGGCTGTTCCTTCACATTCGAACATGCTCTCATGCGCGCCGGATTTTCGCTCTGGCATATCGAGAATGACAAGACCGTACCAATGTTTCGCTCAAACATTGAGACGGTAGCAGCTGGCCCGTTCAGCGGCCCCATGGTGGTCAGCATGCGCGCGATCAATAAAAGCCGCATCCAAGAGGTGATCGCGATAAGTCGCAAATTCCCTCTGGCTCACGGTGCGCCCGTTCATTGGGGTGATCCTTCCGAGATAGGCATCAAGAATATTGATACCCCCGATTGGGGAGACGCCAGCCCGGTCACCGATGATCAAGTACCGGTTTTCTGGGCCTGTGGTGTGACGCCGCAAGTGGCAATAGAGCAGGCCCGGCTTCCGATCTGCATCACGCACAAACCCGGATACATGCTGATCACCGATGTCGATGACGATGCAGAAATTCCCGTCATCGCACACAGCAATTCCTGA